In Deinococcus irradiatisoli, the genomic stretch ACCGGAGACTTCATGACCGCCGAGTGGGCCCGGCTGCCCTACGACTTCCTGGCGACCATGAGCAGCCGCATCGTCAATCAGGTGCACGAGGTCAACCGAGTGGTGTACGACATCACCGGCAAGCCGCCCGCCACCATCGAGTGGGAATGAGCCCCACCTGAATCCTCAAAAGTCCGGACTGAGCCGCGCCAGAACTTCCCTCGCAAATGCGCGGGTGAGGTCGGCGCTGCCAGCAGGGGGCGGCTCGTCAGGATTCCAGGGACGGGTCCGGTCGGCCTGCACTTGTCGCAGCAGCGGTGTCCAGCGTGGCCCGAACGTCTGCATCGCCCAGGTGAGGGAAGACGCCTTGGAGTGAACCCGGCCGTCGGAGAAGGTCCGGAACATGCGGCAGAGCGATTCCACGGCGTAGCGCTGGCCCCAGGCGACTTGGTCGATATCGGTCCAGGTGGCGAGATCGTCCAGCAAGGTGGGCAGTTGCCGGGCCATCGCCTGTTGCAGCAAGGCCTCCGGCACCTCGGCCGCGAAGGTGGCCGGCTGAGGGCCGCTTAGCGTGACCCCGCATTCACGCAGGGTCCAGCGCTGTTCCAGGCGGTTGCAGTGCCCCGACCACTGCATCTTCCGCCAGCCCCGGTCCACGTACAGCCAGGGCTGGTCCAGCCGCTCGAGCGTCCGCAGGTCGTCGAGCGGCGCGTAGCTGCCTTCCAGGTTGCGGGTCCAGTGGCCGGGCCGGGTGGGAATCTCGGCATGCAGTTCGCGCAGGGCGGCTTCCTGATCGGGGCTGAGCGGGCGGCGCAGGGCGGCCAGAAAATCGCAATCGCTCGAACAGTCGGCGTCGCCGACCGCGAAGGAACCCACCAGATAAAAGCCCGCCAGATCGTTGCCGAGAAGGCCGCGCAGTGAGGTCACCAGATCGCCGAGAAGCGCGTCGAGTTCGGGAAAGGCAGTCATGATTCGTGCAGTCTAGTGAAGCTCCCGGCCGGCTTCATCGGCCGGGTCGCCTACTTTGGCAAAGGCGCAGGTCAGGCGGTCCTGGTCTGGCCCTACACCTTCTCCAGCGCGGCCCAGGGCTGGGGCGGCCACTCCACTTCGATGAGGTCGCCCGCCCGCACCTCGCCGCCCGCGATCACCACGCCCATGACCCCCGCTTTGCGGATCAGCTGTCCAGCGGCGTCGTGATCCAGTGTGGCGGCGAGCAGGCCGGCTCGGCCCCGCGCCTGGCCGAACGCCTCGATCTGGGCGCAGGGGTTC encodes the following:
- a CDS encoding aminoglycoside adenylyltransferase domain-containing protein; the encoded protein is MTAFPELDALLGDLVTSLRGLLGNDLAGFYLVGSFAVGDADCSSDCDFLAALRRPLSPDQEAALRELHAEIPTRPGHWTRNLEGSYAPLDDLRTLERLDQPWLYVDRGWRKMQWSGHCNRLEQRWTLRECGVTLSGPQPATFAAEVPEALLQQAMARQLPTLLDDLATWTDIDQVAWGQRYAVESLCRMFRTFSDGRVHSKASSLTWAMQTFGPRWTPLLRQVQADRTRPWNPDEPPPAGSADLTRAFAREVLARLSPDF